DNA from Solanum stenotomum isolate F172 chromosome 3, ASM1918654v1, whole genome shotgun sequence:
AAGGGGTTCATTTTAATATGTATACCCATAAAAATCAGAATTTGacgatatatatatagtgtaattttttgacgAGGGGGTTCACCCGTCCACCTAGGTCTGCCCCTGGATATGCCCTTTTGGGCGATAGTTTTCCTGCTAGACATATCCAGctcattttccatttctttaaaTGCCACATGGAATTGTCATGTCATTTTGACTTTTACCACATGACATTTTAGGAGCATAATTGATCcctttccattttcatataaatgtcaTGTGGTAAAAGTCAAAATGACATGACAATTCCATGTGACATTTAAATAAATGGAAAATGAGCTGGATATGTCCAGCATGCAAACTAATGCCCAGAAGGGCATATCTAgacgaaaagttggacggcgagggcacgagtgagccaaactttaaacagagggtatatctagaccttttcgaacAATTTAGgagcatatttgaccctttatCCTTGAATAAATAAAGAACATGATTACACCATCTCTAAAGTTACAATCAACGTACTTCCTCATATAAATAGCTACTGTCTAACTTTGTTATAATAACGATTCAGTAtaataacatttcaaaataGTAGCATGATTTTCTTTGGAACCAATTTGTCATGttatattttactcttttaGAATACTATATTTTTATCGTTAATAACAATGACATTTATTATAATGGTATATAGTCTTTGTAAAATTCTCCCTATAACAGTGATACACAAATATTATGGGACAAtattatatgtaaaaataaaatattataatacttATAGTAACCATTATGAATGTCATACGCATAAtaaatttctaataaataaatatataaatttaaatagtaTGATTATAACTTCACTAAAAAAAGACTACTGATGTTTGTTTTTTTTCGttcattttcattttagttttttgattaaatttgttGACAAATATAGATAAAACAGAAATCCCTTCAATAggtctttgtttttttttgttatttttctagCTTTCCTTTGTGTCGTTTTGTTTTTGAATTGGATTTTGGACGTAAATAAAAAAGGTGTTTGGATCAATTTcgattgaaaaattaaataaattttacttaattttaaaacactAAATATGTGAAATTGTATATAGATTTCATAGTTGTTACTTgttactttaattaatttcaacttaaatatcagtataataatttattaatgctTTTTATCCAAACACTTGTAAGAGGAGTAACCGGCCTAACCTCCCCAAATCTCAAATTATagttcaaataagaaaagagaTAACTCGATATTTTAGTCCATttcaaaatactaaaatattatattataattataagtctataactttaattaatttcaaaaaatttaaatattaaaataataatttttgaacaataaataagtttttttttgaattatttctaataagttataagatatttttaatcaataaataaGTGCAATAAGGAGTAAATATGAGTACCTGGTGGTCTTGAGTTCGAGTCTCCTTGGATATGTAGTCTCCTATGTTAGAGAACGTTTAACCCTTAATATGGGACTTTTCGATATGAGTTCGAATTTAATCGGGCTTCAATGTACGTAGGAGACaccaaatggaaaaaaaataatacattttcgaattatttttaatatactgTATTAAATAACCACAAGAAAATCGAAAAGTTTCTGTTCTGCGGTTTTGGTAGGGTTTTGAGTTCTTTGTACTTTTCAACAATCTTTCATCCTGCAAATAGCAATGGCGAAAGCAATATCAAGAAATCAATACATTCGCTGTCTCTATCACTCCATTTCTTCCCAAAAATGCCGTTCAACCAAGCCTTCATTTCATCTTTTCCACAGCCTTTCAAATACACCCACCACACCCAAATCTTTACCCCTTTCTCCATTGGTTAGCCTTCCATTTCTactcaattttcttttcattttaatgaAGTTTATCTTTTTTCTAGTTTCTGATTAATgggtttctttttctttgattacAGGCTATGCGTTTGGATCGATTGGAAAATGGGTTCATTTCTTATAGGTTTCTGTGCACCTCAAGTTCTAGTAATCAATCGAATTCCGGGTCGGGTGGATCCTCTGCTGGAGCGAATTCTGGGTCTGGTGGATCTTCTACCGGAACTAATACTGGAAACAGTGAGAGCTCTGGTGGTTCTCAGAAGACTGAACAGGGAAAGTCTATTCGGGGTAGTGTAAGTTCTTTTCTTTATTCACAaacatatactccctccattttacttgttcagttaagaaaatgaaataatttatcacTCAATTCCTAATTTATCCTTATGCGCAAAATTagtaacatatatatgtatgcatATTGAGTTTGAAGGTAGTGTGTTTGGAAAACCTGCAGACTAACACTTGCATCTGGGCTATgttatttgttatgttttggCCAAGGttatattttgattatataGAGCTGTTGTTATTTACTGAATTAATTGGGTAGTGAGCTTGTGTGATTGCAAGTTCCATTTTTCCTGTTCTGCTTTGGATagctgcatttttttttatggataaTATAGTATGGATGCAAATGCAACTTCATCTGTTTATAGTAGGGTGtcaaagattttttatttctgtTGTTCCATAGATTCTGTGATTGATAAGTAATATTTGATATGCAGCCTGTTTCATGGATGAGCTTCTTTCTACTTCTTTGCACTGGAGCAGGATTGGTTTTCTATTATGACAGGGAAAAGAAACGGCATATTGAAGGTAGATTACTATGGTGAGTTGTATTAGTTTTAGGAAAAGAACTGTGGTAGGCTAATCACGTAAGAACATCGGTGAAACACAGCTTGACAATAGATTTTTATGGGCTCATTAGACTTTGGGTTTGAAAACACTGTGGAGGATgataattttttacattttaatttgtgtttataATAGCACGTGTCTGATTAGGCTGCTAGTTACCTATCAGTATGTATGCATTTAGGTTTCTGGTTGTAGTACTGCCTCGCTCCAAGTATAGTGCGACAATGGTTGTGTGTGTGTATAGGCAGATATGTTGGAATGTAGAGTCAGTAATTGAACAATGGATTTCAAAAGTCAACTTTTACTTGCTCCTTGTTTTTTTGGAGAATGAAACTTTTGCTTGTTCCTTTtgtcaaatataaatttaaataacaaatcaCATCACTTCTGGAGCAATAATTTAGCCTCTATCTATTTGTCATGTGTATAAGGGCCTCTGCTGCAAAATCTCTGATTATGCTTGTTCTTTGGTCCACAACTAAACTTTTGTGCtcttgaaaggaaaaaacaCATGCTGGAAATTGTTTTTGAGGATTTTAGGTTTTGCAAAGAAATAGTGTGGTGTAGTTTTTCCTTTGTCTTCCTTTGATAGGGTAAGTGTGCATTTTCAGTAGTATTTAATATCGGTAAAACACTGTTAAATGGTCACATTTATTGAAATTATCATCATAGGTTTCGGCTTAGTGTTACTCACAatcagtgttatcaaaggtgaaaagcgcaaaaaagctctaaggtctgtgggggctttaagcgcaaagcgcaaataaagtggactttaatgaaaaaaggcacTAAGggagaaaaaagtaaaaatgtttATATTTAGTCCaatactaataattataaacatgaatgacaaatatatgacctaacaaattgaaaaaaattatgataagtGAAAcatcaattgtttagtgtcacTTCTTCGTAAGAGGTTCATGGCAAGGAAAAGTTTGacttagaaccttgatgacgacactGAAGCGCGCATAAAGCGAGGTGCAGTGCTCAACacgttttgagcctcgcttcagGGCTTAAGCGCGCTTTTGATAAGACTGCTCACAATAGTATCTCTATTTAATGGAAATAAACCATTTTTGAGGTTTAAATActcattttatgaaatttaacTTTGTAAAAGGATAGGCCAGACGAGGTGCTTCATCTTTTAGTTCAAATAacaaacaattgtatttactaatatttttctgACCCTGTATTGATAAGATTGATTATTCAAATAAAGTCAAGGACCAATATATTACTCTtcccttttgtttcttttgttcaGGAAGCCTTAAGTTTTGTGTACtgatatttttgaagattgTAAGATCATAGGCGACCACATGATTCTTGCCTTGCCTCTAAGTTCCTCTCATTCTAGTTTGCTGATTAAGCTTGTTACCTATTGTTACAGATATCACCAATGCCTCAACTTCCGTAAAGCAAGGACCTTCAGTAGGAAAAGCAGCCATTGGTGGTCCATTTAGTCTTATTGACCATAATGGAAAACCAGTAACTGAGAAAGACTTCTTTGGCAAGTGGACAGTTGTATATTTTGGTTTCACTCACTGTCCAGATATATGTCCGGATGAGCTACAAAAACTCGCTGCTGCAGTTGATAAAATTAGTAAGCCTTCTCATCATAGTTCTGTGCCTAAAATGGATGAAGTTTTGCATGGTTATTGTGATTGATCATTTCGTCAACCATGTATTATCTGACATTAGTTTTTCATTCCATTTTACATTTATCCTTCCTCTTGCCTTTCAAGTTAATGTCTAATTATCCAAGTTTTAATCCAGACTTGATTACCAATTTGTTTGGTCAGATGTAGGCAATAATAACAGAACTAAAAGGACATTCCAATTGTCAATGTTTGATTCAGTGAAGAACAACTGATGGTGCATATTAGTATCATGTGAACTAAGTAAGAGCATGAAGTGCATAAACTCTAACAGTATCCTTTTTGTGTGCTTCAATTGTCACTCCATTTTGTACATGAAAATGTTCAAACTGGTTTAATATTCTCCTAAAGGGAACATCTGATCGTTCAGCTACATAGGGGGAGATGTTGTTAGCTAGTGTCGTAGCAGACTACAATAAGGCAGCTACTGACTGTATGATTGCAGTTTTTTGTTGTGAGAGAAAAGCCCACAAGTTATAAGCTTTAGCTGTCATGatgtctttttccttttaatctGAGCATACAGAGATGTATTAATCttctaatttataatttattcaaTATGCAGAGGAGACGTCTGGAATTGAAATAGTACCTGTATTTATCTCAGTTGATCCTGAAAGAGATACAGTTGAGCAAGTAGGCGAATATGTTAAAGGTGTGTTTCAGATTGAACTGATTATATATTGTGCATTAATTAGATATACTTGTAATGTTGCAACTGACAATTTTGCACTCAATGTTTAGAGTTCCACCCAAACTTGATTGGCCTCACTGCTAGCCcagaagaaataaagaaaacagCACGTGCTTATCGGGTTTACTATATGAAGACAGAAGAAGAAGGCTCAGACTACCTTGTTGATCACTCAATAGTCATGTATGTTTTACTTGATCCTTCTTATTCTAGTATGATTGCACATGCCAGTTTTGATTGCCTTGCAAGTTCAATATACACCTCTAATATTTCTGCAAAGTGGTCGTTCCTTGCAGGATTAATGATATCCTGCATACATAGTCTTTTAAATTTCGAACACCTTTAATGATATATAATATGGTGCTTTAGATGACGTCATTCACATATTTATGGATCATTCAAATTTATACATGTATACCGGTAATACCATAAACAGTAAGcataagaaaaataactttattaCAGTGGTAAGAATTTTCATTATCTTTTATCCTCCATGTACCTTCCATCTGGAAAGCTACTTATAGTGGTTGTAGCCCTTCAGTTTCCATTTGATCACTTCAAAAGTATGCCTGCTTTAGGACCTATGTGTGTGATCAAAGTCTTGTAGAGTTGGATAGTTCCTGATGGAGACCACTGAATAAAGAAGTAACCTATATGTGGAATGGAGTGGAAATATAGTTCAAGTTGGAAGTGGTAGCTGGCGAGTGAGCTCAAAGAGGTGTTAGCTTTGACATACCCTTTGAGAAATCCACTCACCCCTAGGAAGTAAGAGGTGTTTTCACTAATTACACTTAATTAAATAGTACCTATTTAATATGGTTTCTTGAGTATGTAAAAACTCATTTATCTTAATAAGGGTAGATttggtaaaaataattaatatcttcttgattatgtaaaaaatcatttttggacTAAATGTAAGATATAAAAACACCATGTAATATggacctatgttgctcggactctttaaAAAGGCCAacgggtgcgtgtcggattcgccaaaagtagtgtatttttgaagaatccgagacgggtgcggcatcaaaagtgaagagtccgcgcaactaaGATATGGACTGGAGGGAGTAGTTTGTATTTCTGTTTACTGGCAGATAACTGTCTCCTTAGCCCGCTGAGATGATACATTGATGGACAAATCACCGTTTGACCATGACTACGATTTTGAATATTTGAAGATAATTTCATGTAAGTATTTGTTTATCAATTTGGTTCTTTGTTTGAAAAGTAGAGTTGTAGGAgcacttcaatttt
Protein-coding regions in this window:
- the LOC125860590 gene encoding protein SCO1 homolog 1, mitochondrial; this translates as MAKAISRNQYIRCLYHSISSQKCRSTKPSFHLFHSLSNTPTTPKSLPLSPLAMRLDRLENGFISYRFLCTSSSSNQSNSGSGGSSAGANSGSGGSSTGTNTGNSESSGGSQKTEQGKSIRGSPVSWMSFFLLLCTGAGLVFYYDREKKRHIEDITNASTSVKQGPSVGKAAIGGPFSLIDHNGKPVTEKDFFGKWTVVYFGFTHCPDICPDELQKLAAAVDKIKETSGIEIVPVFISVDPERDTVEQVGEYVKEFHPNLIGLTASPEEIKKTARAYRVYYMKTEEEGSDYLVDHSIVMYLMDPKMEFVKFFGKNNDVDMLTDGIIKEIKQYKKVKA